Proteins encoded in a region of the Oncorhynchus gorbuscha isolate QuinsamMale2020 ecotype Even-year linkage group LG16, OgorEven_v1.0, whole genome shotgun sequence genome:
- the LOC123998895 gene encoding LOW QUALITY PROTEIN: G-protein coupled receptor family C group 5 member B-like (The sequence of the model RefSeq protein was modified relative to this genomic sequence to represent the inferred CDS: inserted 2 bases in 2 codons) translates to CGWGLVRPYTLLCDLDSVWGVAVESAAAGGALAAILLGLIILCRLHHVSEAEKRSGVGPILLLLLGILGLFGLSFAYLIERDEQLCLLRRALWGLLFALCFSCLLVQGVRLRRLGSERRSPGGCTLTGLALGLSAVQGIIAAEWLLLTVLREGRAACQYLPLDFSLACSYVLALLLAALGAASFALCGKTRQWRCNAVWLLSACLLSLLLWVAWVGFYLYGNAWLGRSPDWDDPALAIALVAQGWLLLLFHAVPEAHSSLCSPPQPSXPDYFDTSQAPSRMRETSPDEDIPXSHRQFPENQGYGFDENTAGLRSAGHHNGNTAPRPSAPFRSNVYQPTEMTMILNGGAVPSAPPTYTGRQLW, encoded by the exons TGTGGCTGGGGCCTGGTGCGCCCCTACACCCTCCTCTGCGACCTGGACTCTGTTTGGGGCGTGGCAGTCGAATCTGCAGCGGCCGGCGGCGCCCTGGCTGCCATTTTACTGGGCCTGATCATCCTCTGCCGACTACACCACGTGAGCGAGGCAGAGAAGCGCAGCGGCGTGGGACCCATTCTCCTCCTGCTCCTGGGCATCCTGGGCCTGTTCGGCCTCAGTTTCGCCTACCTCATTGAGCGTGACGAACAGCTGTGTCTTCTGCGCCGTGCCCTCTGGGGCCTGCTCTTCGCCCTGTGCTTCTCCTGCCTGCTGGTGCAGGGTGTGCGGCTCCGGAGGTTGGGCAGCGAGCGCCGGAGCCCGGGGGGCTGCACTCTGACCGgcctggccctggggctgagcgCCGTCCAGGGGATCATCGCCGCCGAGTGGCTCCTGCTCACGGTGCTCAGGGAGGGCAGAGCGGCCTGCCAGTACCTGCCTCTGGACTTCTCCTTAGCCTGTAGCTATGTGCTTGCGCTACTGCTAGCCGCGCTGGGGGCGGCCTCCTTCGCTCTCTGTGGGAAGACCCGGCAGTGGCGCTGTAACGCGGTCTGGCTCCTCTCCGCCTGTCTGTTGTCCCTCCTCCTCTGGGTTGCCTGGGTGGGCTTCTATCTCTACGGTAACGCCTGGCTGGGGCGGTCCCCGGACTGGGACGATCCAGCATTGGCGATAGCACTGGTGGCACAGGGttggctcctcctcctgttccacGCCGTGCCCGAGGCACACTCCAGTCTCTGCTCCCCGCCACAACCCT GCCCTGACTATTTTGACACGTCCCAGGCCCCGTCCCGCATGAGGGAGACCAGCCCCGACGAGGACATCC TCTCACACAGGCAGTTTCCGGAGAACCAGGGCTACGGCTTTGACGAAAACACTGCAG GTCTGAGGAGTGCAGGTCATCATAATGGTAACACAGCGCCCAGACCCAGTGCCCCCTTCCGCAGCAACGTGTACCAGCCCACTGAGATGACCATGATCCTGAATGGGGGAGCG GTCCCCTCCGCACCCCCGACCTATACGGGGCGGCAGCTGTGGTGA